TGATTGACGTCGAGTCCGATCAGACGGAGCTTGAAATCGTCGACGTCGAACCGCCACGTCCGGCCGTCGTCGGGGAGGGCGAAGAACGACCGGAAGGCGGACGCTTCCAGGTCGTACACAGGCTCCGCCGGCGGCTTGTCGCCACGGACGCGGTACTCCTTGTCGTGGTTGCCCAGGACGGGGAGGAAGGGCGTCGATCGGAAGAGGGCGGGGTAGGCGTCGATCAACTGTTCATAGGCGACGACGCGGGTCCTGGCAGCGTTCTTCTTCGCCGGATGAAGCCCTGGGATGTTGTCGCCGCCGGTCGTCAGCAGGTGGACGTCGTCCTTGATGAGCGCGGCGAGGTCCGGCTTCTGCTGCCAGTCGGCGACGACCGCCACGCGGAGGACCTCCGTCGGATAGCCCTTGAAGGTCGCCTCAGCCGATCTGTCCGCGCCCGTGGCGACGCTGTAGTGGTAGGCCGCGTCTCGCCGAGGAATCGGAATCTCGACGTGATGCAACGTCCGCGAGCCCTCGACGCGGACCTCGGCCATGTCGTCGGACGACGTCCCGTAACGAACCAGGGACGGCCCCGGCTCGGGCGACGTCCAGTTCACGACGATGTGCGATGGATCGTTGGAGCGGTGCGTCAGCCAGACGCGGGTGATCGCCTGGGACGGCGCTTCGGCCCACGCCGTCAAGGAGCCGAAGATCAGCGCCCCGGCGAGAAGCGGCGTTTTGTATGCGAGTTTGATCATGTCGTTCGCATGCCCTGATTTATAGGGTGCCTTGCCCACGCTTGTCGTGGGCATGCGAGGGGTGACGGCCGTGGCGTCCACCACGCCGGTCCATGGCCACGCAGGTAGGCGTTCCGCGATGGGCTCAGCGAGCGGCGGCGGCGGCTCTTGCGCGGGGAGGGGCGATGGTCTTCTCGGTTTCGAGGCCCTTGTCGCCCTGGTCCTTCATCCAGGCGTCGACCTTGCCGCGGAGTTCGGCGAGCCGATCGGCCTGCGCGGGGTCGGCGGCGAGGTTGTGAAGTTCGGAGGGGTCGGAGCGGAGGTCGTACAACTCCTCGGCGGGGCGGTGGTGGTAGCGGGCGACGGTCGCTGCGGCCTTGGGGTCGTTCTCGGCGGCTCGCTTCCACGAGTCCCAGAACGTCTTGCCGTCGATGGCCACGCCCTTGTCGATGTGGGTGTGGTGCTCCGCGTCGGGGTCGAGGTTGCGGAGGTACTTCCAGTCGCGGGTGCGGACGCCCCGGATCGGGTAGTTGTTCATGATCCCGTCGGCGCTATGGGTCAGGTAGACCTCGTCGCGAAGGCGGTCGGCCTTCCCCTCCAGGACGCCCAGGAACGACCTCCCGCTGAGAGACCCCGGAGGTGTGCCGCCCGCGGCTTCCACGCAGGTCGGGAGGAAGTCGATCCAGCTGACGATCGCGTCGGAGCGGCTCCCCGGCTTGATCTTCCCGGGCCAGGCGACGACGAGGGGCGTCCGCATGCCGGCGTCGTAGCAGTTCCACTTGCCGAACGGCAACTGGGCCCCGTGATCGGCCGAGAAGAGGAAGAGGGTGTCCGGCTTGAGGTGCTTCTTCATCGCGTCGTAGACCATGCCCAGGTCGCGGTCGGCGTTGGAGACGGCGGCGTCGTAGCGGGAGAGCGCGGCGCGGGTTTCGGGCGTCTCGATCTGGTTGGCTGGGACCTCGACGGCGTCGGGCGAGACGTTCGACTCCTTCGGCCAGGGGACGTGCGACCAATTTGTGCCGACGAGCAGGCAGAGGGGCTTGTCCGACTTCCGGGCCGCCAGCCAGTCGACGGCCGCCTGGATGCAGGTGTCCTCGTGATACTTGAAGTGGCTGACGTGGTCGAAGCCGTATTCGGTGACCTGGGCGTAGTGAGCCGTCTTGCCGATCGCCGCCGTCTCGTAGCCGAGTTCCTTGAAGTAGGCGGGCCAGCGCTTGATGTCGGCCTTCGGCCTGGCGTGGTTGATCATCGACCCGTTGCGCATCGGGTCCAGGCCGGTGAGCAGGGCGGCGCGGCTGGGGGCGCAGCTCGGCGAGGCGACGAAGGCGTAGGAGAAGGTCATGCCGTCGGCCGCGACCCGGTCCATGTTGGGCGTTGGCACGTCCTTGCCGCCGTAGATCGACGCCGATCTCCAGTCCATGTCGTCGATCAGAAAGACGACGACGTCAGGCCGGTCGGCGGCGGTCGCGCGACCGCCGGTCAGGCTCAGGATCGCGGCGGTCAGGAACAGGAGGGTGCGGGCGGGGCGTCTCATGGAGATGCGGACTCCTCGGGAGGGGACGGCGGCAGACTCCGGATTCCTTCAGTGTAGCGTTCTGAAGGTCCGCCGACACGGCCTCGGCAGGCCGTGAAGGCTCGGGAATCCGCGGGTCGCCGGAAAACTGGGGTTGAACGAGGGGAGTGTCCTGGTATAGTCACACACGAGACGATAGAGCCAGACCGCGCTTCCAGCTCTTTCGCATCATGGCGGCTCGGGCTGCGGCCCGGCGACAACAGGAGTGGACAACGCCTCAACTGGATGAGGGCGCCATGGATCGACGCATCCTCGTTGTGGAAGACAGCGAGCTTTACTGCCAGCAGCTCGAACAAATCCTGTCCGGTCCGGGTCGCGAAGTGACCATCGTTCACGACGCCACCGCGGCCCTTGAGCTGCTCGTCGAAAAGCCGTTTTCTCTGGTCGTCACCGACGTCATGCTTCCCGGCGTCGACGGCATCGACCTGATTCGTGAGATCCGAGCGCGCGACTTGCCGGTGACGGTCATCGTCATCGCCGGCGAGCCCAGCCTGGAGATGGCCGTCGAGTCCATCCGCCTCGGCGCGTACGATTTCGTGGTCAAGCCGATCGACCCCGAACTGTTCCAGCACCAGGTTGAGAAGGCGCTCAAGGATCGGACGCTGGTCGACGAGATCGCCGCGCTCAATACGCGGCTGCGGCGTCGGTTCGCCTATCACAATTTGCTGGGCCGTAGCCGGCGGATGGCCGACGTCTTCGCCAAGGTGGAGCGGGTGGGCTCATCCCCATGCACGGTGCTGATCACCGGCGAGACCGGGACGGGCAAGGAGTTGGTGGCTTCGGCGATCCACCACAGTGACGTTAAGCGTCGCGGCGGCCCGCTCCGGATCGTGAATTGCGCCGCACTGCCGGAACATTTGCTGGAAAGCGAGTTGTTCGGCCACGAGAAAGGGGCTTTCACCGGGGCCGACCGCCTCCAGATCGGTCGGTTCGAGGCCGCGGCTGGTGGGACGCTCTTTCTCGACGAGATCGGCGAGATGCCGATCGGCATGCAGGCCAAGCTCCTCCGTGTGCTCCAGGACGGCCGCTTCGAGCGCGTCGGCGGGTTGGAGCCGATCCAGGCCGATTGCCGTGTCCTGGCCGCGACGAACGTGAATCTCGCCGAGGCCGTGGCGCAGGGGAAGTTCCGCAGCGACCTCTTTTATCGACTCAACGTCGTCTCGATCGAGGTTCCGCCGCTCCGCGACCGGCGCGACGATGTGCCGCTGCTGGTCCACCACTTCCTCCACAAGATGGAAGAGCGCGGGCTGCCGACCAAGTCGATGTCGCGAGCCACGCTCTCGCAACTTCTCCGCTACGACTGGCCGGGGAACGTCCGCGAGTTGGAGCACGTCATCGAACTGATGGTCCTGACCACCCCCGGGGCGACCATCGAGCCCGACAACCTCCCGCCTGAGATCGTCCCTCGCGGCGACGAGCCGTTCAGCCTGGACTTCGACCACTTCCGTCCGCTCCAGGAACTCACCGACGACCTGACCCAGCGGATCGAAAAGGCGTATCTGGCCCGCG
The Paludisphaera rhizosphaerae DNA segment above includes these coding regions:
- a CDS encoding metallophosphoesterase family protein, which translates into the protein MIKLAYKTPLLAGALIFGSLTAWAEAPSQAITRVWLTHRSNDPSHIVVNWTSPEPGPSLVRYGTSSDDMAEVRVEGSRTLHHVEIPIPRRDAAYHYSVATGADRSAEATFKGYPTEVLRVAVVADWQQKPDLAALIKDDVHLLTTGGDNIPGLHPAKKNAARTRVVAYEQLIDAYPALFRSTPFLPVLGNHDKEYRVRGDKPPAEPVYDLEASAFRSFFALPDDGRTWRFDVDDFKLRLIGLDVNHIGDMGTTWQACRPIDADSEILAWYRSQMKNASGRFVVTLHNERNSRLMGQADGEWGRLMGLGTTAVTGFGYFAQRSEIQGGTYYNVSLRNKDDSKPEPGSKYLDKGGVYLLLTARRSPPQLTAEIKRLDGSVVDAHDFTIPAR
- a CDS encoding sigma-54-dependent transcriptional regulator gives rise to the protein MDRRILVVEDSELYCQQLEQILSGPGREVTIVHDATAALELLVEKPFSLVVTDVMLPGVDGIDLIREIRARDLPVTVIVIAGEPSLEMAVESIRLGAYDFVVKPIDPELFQHQVEKALKDRTLVDEIAALNTRLRRRFAYHNLLGRSRRMADVFAKVERVGSSPCTVLITGETGTGKELVASAIHHSDVKRRGGPLRIVNCAALPEHLLESELFGHEKGAFTGADRLQIGRFEAAAGGTLFLDEIGEMPIGMQAKLLRVLQDGRFERVGGLEPIQADCRVLAATNVNLAEAVAQGKFRSDLFYRLNVVSIEVPPLRDRRDDVPLLVHHFLHKMEERGLPTKSMSRATLSQLLRYDWPGNVRELEHVIELMVLTTPGATIEPDNLPPEIVPRGDEPFSLDFDHFRPLQELTDDLTQRIEKAYLARVLEKYRGRIDQCAAHCGLSRRSISEKLRRYQIDKADFKPANRRTRKASTSRSAYAASFDVA
- a CDS encoding sulfatase family protein — its product is MRRPARTLLFLTAAILSLTGGRATAADRPDVVVFLIDDMDWRSASIYGGKDVPTPNMDRVAADGMTFSYAFVASPSCAPSRAALLTGLDPMRNGSMINHARPKADIKRWPAYFKELGYETAAIGKTAHYAQVTEYGFDHVSHFKYHEDTCIQAAVDWLAARKSDKPLCLLVGTNWSHVPWPKESNVSPDAVEVPANQIETPETRAALSRYDAAVSNADRDLGMVYDAMKKHLKPDTLFLFSADHGAQLPFGKWNCYDAGMRTPLVVAWPGKIKPGSRSDAIVSWIDFLPTCVEAAGGTPPGSLSGRSFLGVLEGKADRLRDEVYLTHSADGIMNNYPIRGVRTRDWKYLRNLDPDAEHHTHIDKGVAIDGKTFWDSWKRAAENDPKAAATVARYHHRPAEELYDLRSDPSELHNLAADPAQADRLAELRGKVDAWMKDQGDKGLETEKTIAPPRARAAAAAR